One genomic segment of Brevibacillus laterosporus LMG 15441 includes these proteins:
- a CDS encoding aldo/keto reductase: MIKHLADCTVLQNGVKMPWIGLGVWRVDDGAQVVHAVKTAIQHGYRSIDTAMIYKNEEGVGQAIAEAGVPREELFITTKVWNSDQGYDTTLAAFDESLKKLGLDYLDLYLIHWPGTDKYADTWKALEKLYKDGKVRAIGVCNFHKHHLEELMKTAEVKPMVNQIELHPLLSQKELLTYCKQNNIQVEAWSPLMQGNLDHPVLAKLAQKYEKTPAQIVLRWHLQNGVVIIPKSVKEHRIMENAALFDFALSDEDMGRINDLNQNQRFGPNPDEFFLV, encoded by the coding sequence GTGATAAAACATCTCGCAGATTGTACAGTACTCCAAAATGGAGTGAAAATGCCTTGGATTGGTCTTGGTGTATGGAGAGTAGATGATGGAGCTCAGGTTGTTCACGCAGTGAAAACAGCAATTCAGCACGGATATAGAAGTATTGATACTGCTATGATCTACAAGAATGAAGAAGGGGTTGGCCAAGCAATTGCTGAAGCTGGAGTTCCCCGTGAAGAATTATTTATAACTACTAAGGTATGGAATAGCGATCAGGGCTACGATACGACGCTAGCTGCTTTTGATGAAAGCTTGAAAAAGCTTGGCCTGGACTATCTTGACTTGTATTTAATCCATTGGCCGGGTACAGACAAATATGCAGATACATGGAAGGCATTGGAGAAGCTATACAAGGATGGAAAGGTACGGGCAATAGGTGTCTGCAATTTCCACAAGCATCATTTGGAAGAATTGATGAAAACGGCAGAAGTGAAGCCGATGGTCAACCAGATCGAATTGCATCCGCTCCTGAGCCAGAAGGAACTGCTTACATATTGCAAACAGAACAACATTCAGGTCGAAGCTTGGAGCCCATTGATGCAAGGAAATTTAGATCATCCTGTTTTGGCTAAATTGGCACAAAAATACGAAAAAACACCAGCTCAGATCGTGCTTCGCTGGCATTTGCAAAATGGTGTTGTTATTATTCCAAAGTCGGTTAAAGAGCATCGTATTATGGAGAATGCAGCTTTGTTTGACTTTGCATTGTCAGATGAAGATATGGGCAGAATCAATGATCTGAATCAAAATCAACGTTTTGGTCCCAACCCAGATGAATTCTTTTTAGTCTGA
- a CDS encoding NADP-dependent glyceraldehyde-3-phosphate dehydrogenase, with protein MTTKAAPAHMQLPYYINGEWRNSSSNETVKIYSPYKDGVVGEVQAITREEVDEAIKLAAEAQKAWAELSIRERATYLYRWIDELLAMKDEIADIMMQEVGKTFADAQKEVERSADLIRYNIEEAIHMYNESMSGENFPGGSKQKIAIVERVPLGVVLAISPFNYPVNLSSAKIAPALMMGNAVIFKPATQGALSGIKMIEALHKAGIPKNIVNVVTGRGSVIGDYLVEHKGINMITFTGGTATGYHIASKAKMVPLVMELGGKDPAIVLPDADLKLATGQIISGAFSYSGQRCTAIKRVLVQDEVADQLTDMLASEVAKLSIGSPEDKATVVPVIDTKSADYIQGLIDDAIEKGAKVLTGNKREGNLIHPTLLADVTLDMRVAWEEPFGPVLPIIRIKDAEEAIEIANKSEFGLQASVFTNDINKAFHLAKKLETGSVQINGRTERGPDHFPFIGVKGSGVGVQGVPKSLQSMTRDKVTVLNLQ; from the coding sequence ATGACTACAAAAGCAGCACCTGCACATATGCAATTACCTTACTATATCAACGGTGAGTGGAGAAACAGCTCCTCTAACGAAACTGTTAAAATATATTCCCCGTATAAAGACGGAGTCGTTGGCGAGGTACAAGCTATCACTCGCGAAGAAGTAGACGAAGCCATCAAGTTAGCGGCTGAAGCACAAAAAGCTTGGGCTGAATTAAGCATTCGTGAACGTGCTACCTATCTCTATAGATGGATTGACGAGCTTTTGGCTATGAAGGACGAAATTGCTGATATCATGATGCAAGAGGTGGGTAAAACCTTTGCTGATGCCCAGAAGGAAGTGGAACGCTCTGCGGATCTCATTCGCTACAACATTGAAGAAGCTATTCATATGTACAACGAAAGCATGAGTGGTGAAAACTTTCCTGGTGGTTCAAAACAAAAAATCGCTATTGTTGAACGTGTTCCACTTGGTGTCGTTTTGGCTATTTCGCCATTCAACTACCCGGTTAACCTGTCTTCAGCTAAAATTGCACCAGCATTGATGATGGGTAATGCAGTAATCTTCAAGCCTGCAACACAAGGAGCTTTGAGTGGTATCAAAATGATTGAAGCCCTACACAAAGCAGGAATTCCGAAAAACATTGTAAACGTAGTAACCGGACGCGGCTCTGTGATTGGTGATTATTTGGTTGAGCATAAAGGAATCAACATGATTACCTTTACAGGCGGAACAGCTACTGGTTATCACATCGCAAGCAAAGCAAAAATGGTACCACTTGTGATGGAGCTTGGCGGTAAAGATCCTGCTATCGTGCTTCCAGACGCTGATTTAAAATTAGCAACGGGTCAAATTATCTCGGGTGCCTTCTCTTATTCCGGTCAACGCTGCACCGCCATCAAACGCGTGCTAGTTCAGGATGAAGTAGCTGATCAGCTAACGGATATGCTAGCATCAGAAGTAGCAAAGCTATCGATCGGTTCTCCGGAAGACAAAGCAACTGTCGTGCCTGTAATCGACACGAAATCTGCTGATTACATTCAAGGTCTCATTGACGACGCGATCGAAAAAGGTGCTAAAGTTTTGACTGGCAACAAGCGTGAGGGCAATTTGATTCATCCAACCCTGCTAGCAGACGTAACGCTTGATATGCGTGTAGCCTGGGAAGAGCCATTCGGTCCTGTTCTGCCAATCATCCGAATTAAAGACGCAGAAGAAGCGATTGAGATTGCAAACAAATCCGAGTTTGGACTTCAAGCAAGTGTCTTTACGAATGATATTAACAAAGCATTCCATCTGGCGAAAAAGCTAGAAACAGGCTCGGTGCAAATTAATGGACGTACAGAACGCGGTCCAGACCACTTCCCATTCATTGGAGTAAAAGGTTCTGGTGTAGGTGTACAGGGTGTCCCAAAAAGCCTGCAATCCATGACACGTGATAAAGTTACGGTCTTGAACTTACAATAA
- a CDS encoding MarR family winged helix-turn-helix transcriptional regulator, with the protein MNNKKMLALDQQLCFSIYACSREICRLYRPHLEEMGLTYPQYLVLLILWDEHSCTVKQLGQLLYLDSGTLTPMLKRLEAMELVKRERSTTDERTVNITITEKGKQLQSRANGIKNALVESTAISMEEFGPLLEQMQAMLERIHELNKNKTYCCIEADKE; encoded by the coding sequence ATGAATAACAAGAAAATGCTAGCGCTAGATCAACAGCTATGTTTTTCGATTTATGCCTGTTCTCGTGAGATTTGTCGGTTGTATCGCCCGCATTTAGAAGAAATGGGACTTACCTATCCACAATATTTAGTGCTTTTAATTTTATGGGACGAGCATTCCTGTACGGTGAAGCAGCTAGGGCAGCTCCTTTATTTGGATTCAGGTACGTTGACACCGATGCTAAAAAGACTGGAAGCTATGGAGCTAGTGAAAAGGGAGCGCTCTACCACTGATGAGCGAACCGTCAATATTACAATTACAGAGAAGGGGAAACAGCTTCAAAGCAGAGCGAATGGGATTAAAAATGCCCTAGTGGAAAGTACGGCGATCTCTATGGAGGAATTTGGACCGTTACTAGAGCAGATGCAAGCGATGCTAGAACGTATCCATGAATTAAATAAAAACA